Proteins from a single region of Artemia franciscana chromosome 2, ASM3288406v1, whole genome shotgun sequence:
- the LOC136034228 gene encoding uncharacterized protein LOC136034228 → MVSVEDKTLGLRITHLNSLARMNDGSPYLISNYLNKMEALKAISKTNKIHSPINKLKHCPACLIPFSYGNFIHTLKQPKSANSKLRRLLRQQKEQQLNSKERKKLKYLKKKSRNLVIACLFCKQKSNFHLERDLPELANERKESVKKKVINIKAESAMVTGVSNVGCYFRKNDMFLNDERKEERINAKKNARKNEKLKSILKGAGGLKNSSLMKFLTGL, encoded by the exons atggttTCTGTTGAAGACAAAACACTAGGGCTGAGAATCACCCATTTAAATTCGTTGGCAAGAATGAATGATGGCAGCCCTTATTTAATAAGTAACTATCT gaacaaaaTGGAGGCTCTAAAAGCTATTTCCAAGACAAATAAGATCCATTCACCAATCAACAAACTTAAACATTGTCCAGCCTGTTTGATACCGTTTTCCTATGGTAATTTCATCCATACATTGAAGCAACCAAAATCAGCAAATTCAAAACTAAGAAGACTGTTAAGACAACAAAAGGAAcagcagctcaatagtaaagaAAGGAAGAAACTAAAGTACCTTAAGAAGAAATCTAGGAATCTG gTTATTGCCTGTTTGTTCTGCAAGCAAAAATCCAATTTTCATTTAGAAAGAGATCTACCAGAACTTGCCAATGAGAGAAAAGAATCAGTTAAGAAGAAggtaataaatattaaggcTGAATCAGCGATGGTGACTGGTGTAAGCAATGTTGGctgctattttagaaaaaatgatatgTTTCTTAATGATGAAAGGAAAGAAGAACGGATAAATGCAAAGAAGAATgcaaggaaaaatgaaaagttaaaaagtatCTTAAAAGGAGCAGGGGGATTAAAGAACTCATCACTAATGAAGTTTCTAACTGGTCTTTAA